The sequence CCGGCGATGAGGTACTCTGCCCCTCTCCCGGTTATCCGCTCTACACCGCACTTGTCGCCCGACAGGAGGCGGTAAGCGTACCATACCGCCTCGATCCAGGCAACAACTGGCTTCCGGACCCGGAAGAGATCGAGCGGCTGATTACCCCGAGAACGAAACTGCTCATCGTCATCAACCCCAATAACCCTACAGGCGCGCTCTATCCTCCGGAACTGCTCGCTTCGATCGCCGAAACAGCCCGACGAAACAATCTTGTCTGCCTTGCCGACGAGGTTTACCGGAAGCTGCTCTACAGCGGCTCGCACCATCCGTTCGCCTCTTTTGCCGGCAACGACCTCCCGGTATGCACGCTTGAGAGCCTTTCGAAAAATTTCATGGTTCCGGGATGGCGAACCGGATGGATGACCATGACCAACAGCCGCCTGATTCCCGACATCCGCCGGGCGTTGCGGAAACTTGCCGATGCGAGAGTCTGCGCTCCCGCTGCACCACAGTTCGCCATTCCCGAAGCGCTTTCGCTCGGAAATGACTATCTTCTCCCTGTCCTTGAAAAACTCAGGGTGCGTCGTGACCTCACCGTCAGGATGATCAACGGTATCGAGGGACTCTCCTGCAGCAATCCCGAAGGGGCATTCTACGTCATGGCAAAACTCGATATGAGCCTCTATCCATTTGCCTCGGATGAAGAATTTATTGTTGAACTGCTCAGGAAAAAACGGATATTGTTTGTTCACGGTTCAGGATTCGGCATGCAACCCCGTGAAGGATACTTCAGGATAGTTTACCTGCCCGATCCCCTTACGCTTGACATGGTTTACCATGACCTGTACGATTTTTTGCTCCACTGCCGGCACCACTCCGGCTCTATTCGTCAACAACTCTAAAACAACAACCCGATCATGATCGCTCAGCAGGCAAAAATTCAGGAAGCTGTCACCTTTATCCGCAAAAAAGTCCAGGGAGAATACCCTGTAGGCATCGTTCTCGGAACCGGTCTCGGAGCTCTTGCCAAAGAGATCGACGTTGAACTTGCCCTTGACTACGGCGATATTCCCAACTTCCCTATATCCACCGTCGAAACCCATCAAGGCAAACTCATTTTCGGCACGCTGGCCGGAAAAAAAGTTGTTGCCATGCAGGGACGCTTCCATTTCTATGAAGGCTACTCGATGCAGCAGATTGTCTTTCCTGTCAGGGTCATGAAACATCTCGGCGTAAAAACCCTCGGCATCACCAATGCCTGCGGAGGTCTCAATCCCGCCTTCAGCAAAGGTGATATCATGCTGATCGACGACCACATCAATCTTCTCGGCGGCAATCCGCTCATCGGGCCGAACGATCCAGAAACCGGTTCACGCTTCCCCGACATGTGCGAACCCTACTCGAAACGCATCCTCGATATAGCCGAACAGGTTGCGCTCGAAGAGAAAATCAGGGTACAGCGAGGCGTCTATATAGCCCTGTCAGGACCCTGCCTCGAAACCCGGGCCGAATACCGCATGCTGAGAATGCTCGGAGCCGATGTCGTAGGCATGTCAACCGTTCCGGAAGTCATCGCCGCCGTCCATCAGGGCACCGAAGTGTTCGGCATGTCCATTGTCACCGACGAATGCTTCCCCGACAGTCTGCAGCCGGTCAGCATCGAGGAGATCATCGAAGTATCAAACCATGCAGAACCGAAAATGACCGCCATCTTCAAAGCCGTTGTCGCAAAACTTTAACCAGTAGAAACAGCCGTAAGCATGATAGACGCAATTTCCTTTTCCAACGGAACATTCCGCTACCTCGACCAGCGTTTCCTGCCACTGCAGGAGCTTCACGTCGAAACCCGTGATTACAAGGAGGCCATCGAGGCCATCAAGACTCTCGCCGTAAGGGGCGCTCCGCTCATCGGCGCATCGGCCGGCTATACGGTTGTGCTCGGCCTCAACGCATATCAGGGAGACAAGGCTGACTTCCCGGCCTACTTCGACAAGCTGATCGCCGAGGTCAACGCATCCCGCCCGACAGCCGTCAACCTCTTCTTCGCAACGAAGAAAATGCAGGCTGTGTATGACGCTAACTTCGAAGCAGATTCACTCGAAGCGCTCTTCGCCAAAATGACAGACGAAGCGCAAAAAATCTACTCCGACGAAGTCGATAACTGCGACCGGATCGCACGCCACGGTGTCGAGCAGCTGAAACGGGATCTGGCTGATGTGCTGAAAACCCGCAAGCTTAACGTGCTGACACATTGCAACACCGGCACGCTCGCCTGCTGCGGCATCG comes from Chlorobium limicola DSM 245 and encodes:
- a CDS encoding pyridoxal phosphate-dependent aminotransferase, which gives rise to MPVQPNTPGNHAARRVQNYHYAILNLAALAEESAAAGKPVTSLNIGDPTLYGFHPPPALTEACITALREGCNSYTSSCGIATAREAISHEASERRIATSAEEIIITSGATEAADLLCTAILNPGDEVLCPSPGYPLYTALVARQEAVSVPYRLDPGNNWLPDPEEIERLITPRTKLLIVINPNNPTGALYPPELLASIAETARRNNLVCLADEVYRKLLYSGSHHPFASFAGNDLPVCTLESLSKNFMVPGWRTGWMTMTNSRLIPDIRRALRKLADARVCAPAAPQFAIPEALSLGNDYLLPVLEKLRVRRDLTVRMINGIEGLSCSNPEGAFYVMAKLDMSLYPFASDEEFIVELLRKKRILFVHGSGFGMQPREGYFRIVYLPDPLTLDMVYHDLYDFLLHCRHHSGSIRQQL
- a CDS encoding purine-nucleoside phosphorylase gives rise to the protein MIAQQAKIQEAVTFIRKKVQGEYPVGIVLGTGLGALAKEIDVELALDYGDIPNFPISTVETHQGKLIFGTLAGKKVVAMQGRFHFYEGYSMQQIVFPVRVMKHLGVKTLGITNACGGLNPAFSKGDIMLIDDHINLLGGNPLIGPNDPETGSRFPDMCEPYSKRILDIAEQVALEEKIRVQRGVYIALSGPCLETRAEYRMLRMLGADVVGMSTVPEVIAAVHQGTEVFGMSIVTDECFPDSLQPVSIEEIIEVSNHAEPKMTAIFKAVVAKL